A genome region from Kogia breviceps isolate mKogBre1 chromosome 13, mKogBre1 haplotype 1, whole genome shotgun sequence includes the following:
- the LYRM2 gene encoding LYR motif-containing protein 2: MMAASRLPPATLTLKQFVRRQQVLLLYRRILQAIRQVPNDSDRKYLKDWAREEFKRNRSATEEDTIRMMITQGNMQLKELEKTLALARS, from the exons ATGATGGCCGCTTCCCGCTTACCCCCAGCGACGCTAACGCTAAAGCAG TTCGTGAGAAGGCAACAAGTTCTCCTCCTCTACAGAAGGATTTTGCAGGCAATTCGGCAAGTTCCAAATGATTCTGATCGCAAATACCTGAAGGACTGGGCAAGGGAAGAattcaaaagaaacagaagtgCCACCGAAGAG GATACAATCCGGATGATGATTACTCAAGGCAATATGCAGCTCAAAGAGTTAGAAAAAACACTTGCTTTAGCCAGATCGTAA